The following proteins come from a genomic window of Candidatus Obscuribacter sp.:
- a CDS encoding ABC transporter permease, which yields MSLQNHFHKFWLVLVKELTHSFRDKDVLLYTFLMPFLIYPVSAFLATELAMLTEGFDKNRPIRVAIYGVESPAVSYFKKAVADSKTSVQFVNMTRQKAEYALHRADIDCILSVPSVPGAHDLVLTAERSFSEAVNVIRLQGVLSDFRARQIDDGFKSRGVPNLHSAYTPVSVNVHPRKQESYSPAFMLFLISVLMMALGAAYPAVSATAEEHEKKTIESTILLPVSPITIMLGKLTSISVFAFITVAINFLSIAAIALLALVTLRHFHAFDINMFTTRITFVQFGLIVFTLVLMSFFVGAIMLVAASFCRTIRAAQNWVSLPLMVLMLAPMLSLVPDTVLTYNTALVPYYGLVLLLRDTFTTEDFGLVQLTACLSTLLFVVAFTYLSGHLMFGNFADTFAFKKKDKAS from the coding sequence TTGTCCTTACAAAACCACTTTCACAAATTCTGGCTTGTGCTGGTCAAAGAGCTGACTCATTCCTTTAGAGATAAGGACGTCCTGCTCTACACCTTTTTGATGCCTTTTTTGATTTATCCAGTCAGTGCCTTTTTGGCCACTGAGCTGGCTATGCTCACTGAGGGCTTTGATAAAAATCGACCCATAAGGGTGGCGATTTATGGAGTCGAGAGCCCGGCTGTCTCATATTTTAAAAAGGCTGTAGCCGATAGTAAAACCAGTGTGCAGTTTGTCAATATGACCAGGCAAAAGGCCGAATACGCCCTGCACCGTGCTGATATTGACTGTATTCTCTCGGTGCCATCTGTACCCGGTGCCCATGACCTGGTTCTCACAGCTGAGCGCAGCTTTAGTGAGGCCGTCAATGTTATAAGGCTTCAAGGTGTGCTTTCTGATTTTAGGGCCAGACAAATTGATGATGGTTTTAAAAGTCGTGGGGTGCCCAATCTGCATTCTGCTTATACACCTGTCAGTGTCAATGTTCATCCGCGCAAACAAGAGTCTTATTCGCCTGCCTTTATGCTGTTTTTGATTTCGGTATTGATGATGGCTCTAGGCGCTGCCTATCCAGCAGTCTCGGCTACTGCCGAAGAGCACGAAAAGAAGACGATTGAGAGCACTATCTTATTGCCGGTTTCACCAATAACTATCATGCTCGGTAAGCTTACCTCGATATCGGTGTTTGCTTTTATCACTGTCGCTATCAACTTTTTGAGTATCGCCGCCATCGCCCTTCTGGCACTGGTTACGCTGAGGCACTTCCATGCTTTTGACATCAATATGTTTACTACCCGCATTACTTTTGTGCAGTTTGGCCTAATTGTATTTACTCTGGTTTTGATGTCATTTTTTGTTGGCGCCATTATGCTTGTTGCGGCAAGCTTTTGTCGCACTATCAGAGCTGCTCAAAACTGGGTCTCATTGCCTCTCATGGTTTTGATGCTGGCGCCAATGCTCAGTCTGGTACCGGATACAGTGCTTACGTATAACACTGCTTTGGTACCTTACTATGGTCTGGTTTTGCTCCTGCGCGATACTTTTACTACCGAGGACTTTGGTCTAGTGCAATTGACTGCCTGTCTCAGCACTCTCCTTTTTGTAGTTGCTTTTACATACCTGTCCGGTCATTTGATGTTTGGTAATTTTGCCGATACATTTGCCTTCAAAAAAAAGGATAAAGCCTCATGA
- a CDS encoding ATP-binding cassette domain-containing protein — protein MSLRVQNISKRFYDKSRGEFWGCQGVSFEVNPGEVFGLLGPNGAGKTTTLRVVSTIYKPTTGSATIGAVDVVKDPTAARKLIGFLSSTTGLYERLTAREILLYFGRLCDVPEDVLHQRIESIFEALEFKTFADSRVAKLSQGTRQKVAIARAIIHNPALMIFDEPSTGLDVLAAYSMHEFVRKERNEGKCILLSTHIMSEAVKLCDRIGIISEGRLLATGSVEELCQLTGKGDLEECFVSLVKQAPSDA, from the coding sequence ATGAGTCTGCGTGTGCAAAATATCTCTAAACGCTTTTATGATAAGTCTCGGGGTGAGTTCTGGGGCTGCCAGGGTGTTTCGTTTGAGGTTAACCCGGGCGAGGTGTTTGGCTTACTTGGCCCCAATGGTGCAGGCAAGACTACAACTCTTAGAGTGGTCTCTACCATTTATAAACCTACCACCGGTAGCGCTACCATTGGTGCTGTTGATGTGGTCAAAGATCCTACAGCGGCGCGCAAATTAATTGGGTTTTTGTCGTCTACTACTGGTCTATATGAGCGTCTTACAGCTAGAGAGATTTTGCTCTATTTTGGCCGGCTTTGTGATGTGCCAGAGGATGTGTTACATCAGCGTATCGAGTCAATATTTGAAGCTCTAGAGTTTAAAACTTTTGCTGATTCAAGGGTGGCAAAATTGTCACAGGGGACAAGACAAAAGGTGGCTATCGCCCGCGCCATTATCCACAATCCAGCTCTTATGATCTTTGATGAGCCTAGTACTGGTCTTGATGTACTGGCGGCTTATTCGATGCACGAATTTGTGCGCAAAGAACGCAACGAAGGAAAATGTATTTTGCTATCGACTCATATTATGAGTGAAGCAGTGAAGCTCTGCGATCGCATCGGTATCATCAGTGAAGGGCGCTTGCTTGCTACAGGTTCAGTGGAAGAACTCTGCCAGCTTACTGGTAAAGGCGATCTTGAAGAATGTTTTGTCTCACTGGTAAAACAGGCTCCTTCTGATGCTTGA
- a CDS encoding ABC transporter permease subunit: MLDKILIVFKKELVDCLRDYKALIPALLLALLLGPLTVCLTPQVVAMQLKSTISAPIVVALAGDGANLYKRLEADKGVTVTRIADDKDSFDKLLASGKYQVILRVNGAFRAALESYESASTVSPADNSAPAVTSDKKDSKAGLPQVQLFYTGLHPLSFFAMGRLTKVITNLSDDFYDQRIKSVGIVVERVPTVDVQVIAPPTEGPFASAFMSKTLSSILIFIAFLGAVYPALDLLTGERERHTMEALILTPTSRRAFFAGKLLCIAFVSFAFVLLTLAGFYTCQFST; the protein is encoded by the coding sequence ATGCTTGATAAAATACTGATTGTCTTTAAAAAAGAGCTTGTGGACTGCTTGCGCGACTACAAAGCGCTCATTCCTGCCCTTTTGTTAGCACTATTGCTTGGTCCTCTGACAGTATGCCTGACACCGCAAGTAGTGGCAATGCAACTCAAGTCCACGATATCGGCTCCGATTGTGGTAGCTCTTGCCGGTGATGGTGCCAATCTATACAAACGTCTCGAGGCTGATAAGGGTGTGACAGTCACTCGTATTGCCGATGATAAAGATAGTTTTGATAAGCTACTGGCGAGTGGCAAATATCAGGTGATACTGAGAGTCAATGGCGCCTTTAGAGCGGCACTGGAGTCCTATGAGAGCGCCAGTACTGTCAGTCCAGCCGACAACAGTGCTCCTGCTGTTACTAGCGATAAAAAGGACTCCAAGGCTGGCTTACCCCAGGTGCAGCTCTTTTACACAGGACTGCACCCGTTGAGCTTTTTTGCCATGGGGCGCTTGACTAAAGTTATTACCAATCTAAGCGATGACTTTTATGACCAGCGTATCAAATCCGTCGGTATAGTCGTAGAGCGCGTGCCCACAGTCGATGTGCAGGTTATAGCTCCACCCACCGAGGGACCTTTTGCCTCGGCATTTATGAGCAAGACGCTCAGTTCGATTTTGATTTTTATTGCATTTTTGGGGGCAGTCTATCCCGCTCTCGATTTGCTCACAGGCGAAAGAGAACGCCATACAATGGAAGCACTGATATTAACACCGACTAGCCGGCGTGCTTTTTTTGCTGGTAAATTGCTTTGTATTGCTTTTGTCTCTTTTGCTTTTGTTTTACTGACTCTGGCTGGTTTTTATACCTGCCAGTTTTCAACCTGA
- a CDS encoding biotin/lipoyl-binding protein, translating to MKQVCSMMAGVVVELLVKAGDDVQDGMDVAILESMKMQLPVPSTESGKVEEIKVTAGDFVNEGDLLMVLA from the coding sequence ATGAAACAAGTTTGTTCAATGATGGCTGGTGTTGTAGTCGAGCTTTTGGTCAAAGCCGGTGATGACGTGCAAGACGGCATGGATGTAGCCATCCTTGAGTCAATGAAAATGCAGCTGCCAGTGCCCTCCACCGAAAGCGGCAAAGTTGAAGAAATCAAGGTCACTGCTGGTGACTTTGTCAACGAAGGAGACCTGCTCATGGTGCTTGCCTGA
- a CDS encoding hydroxymethylglutaryl-CoA lyase has product MFENLPPQITVFEVGPRDGLQNEKQMVSTDDKVALIKALAASGLKHIEVTSFVSPKWIPQLADGAEVKKALHLADDVQLSALVPNLKGYEGAKAVGFKQINLFLSASESHSKKNINKSVSEALSTMAEVAKIAKADGKRIRCYVSTVFACPYEGPVAPSQALMVTEKLLAMGVDEISLGDTIGAATPAQVASFVAQLKTICPLPKAALHFHDTRGTALANVVAGIESGITIFDSSIGGLGGCPYAPGASGNLATEDLVYMLHGMGIKTGIDLDKLVDAGLLAQKILDKKLPGRYLMAALATREAQSAGCV; this is encoded by the coding sequence GTGTTTGAAAATCTACCACCTCAAATAACTGTCTTTGAAGTCGGTCCTCGCGACGGTCTGCAAAACGAAAAGCAAATGGTGTCCACCGACGATAAAGTGGCTCTAATCAAGGCGCTGGCCGCTTCTGGCTTGAAGCACATCGAAGTGACATCATTTGTCTCACCCAAGTGGATACCACAATTAGCCGATGGTGCTGAGGTTAAAAAAGCTCTGCATCTAGCGGATGATGTTCAGCTCTCCGCTCTGGTACCCAATCTAAAGGGGTACGAGGGGGCAAAGGCAGTTGGTTTTAAACAAATCAATTTGTTTTTGTCTGCTTCTGAGTCCCATAGCAAAAAAAATATCAATAAGTCTGTCAGTGAAGCACTCAGTACTATGGCTGAGGTAGCAAAGATTGCAAAGGCAGACGGTAAGCGCATCCGTTGTTATGTCTCGACTGTTTTTGCTTGCCCTTACGAAGGTCCTGTGGCACCGTCTCAGGCGCTTATGGTAACTGAGAAGTTACTCGCTATGGGCGTTGATGAAATCAGTCTGGGCGATACCATAGGTGCGGCTACGCCAGCTCAGGTAGCCAGTTTTGTGGCACAGCTCAAAACAATTTGCCCACTACCAAAAGCAGCTTTGCACTTCCATGATACTAGAGGCACAGCTCTGGCTAATGTCGTTGCTGGTATCGAGTCTGGTATCACGATTTTTGATAGCAGTATCGGTGGACTGGGCGGCTGTCCCTATGCACCCGGTGCCTCAGGTAACCTGGCTACTGAAGACCTGGTCTACATGCTACATGGCATGGGCATTAAGACCGGCATTGATCTCGACAAACTGGTAGATGCTGGTTTACTGGCGCAAAAGATTTTGGATAAAAAGCTGCCGGGGCGTTATCTTATGGCTGCTTTAGCCACAAGAGAAGCTCAGAGCGCTGGCTGCGTGTGA
- a CDS encoding enoyl-CoA hydratase/isomerase family protein yields MTQSVDTQTEQVLLVEKEGPIAWLKLNRPKVMNCLNRELLKAIIAALAELAEDRSIRVIAIIGAGTKAFCAGADLAERKGMTQGDTLDYITLIQATMRAIEKQPQPVIAAINGSAWGGGFELALACDLRVMVEGAQLRLTEVRLGIIPGAGGTQRLPRLIGKSKAKELILTSAAVTARDGHHIGLINKVVNIDDGYLASEEFKAATNGGFINPLMIAVRTWAEEIAQAAPLSLKQAKYAIDEGYDRDLEAGLALETKAYLTLVNSKDRQEGLNAFAEKRQPNYKGE; encoded by the coding sequence ATGACTCAAAGTGTTGATACTCAAACCGAGCAAGTTTTACTGGTCGAAAAAGAAGGACCGATAGCCTGGCTCAAGCTTAATCGCCCTAAAGTGATGAATTGCCTCAATCGCGAATTGCTCAAGGCTATTATTGCTGCCTTAGCTGAACTAGCTGAAGACCGTTCTATCCGAGTCATAGCCATCATTGGCGCTGGTACCAAAGCGTTTTGCGCCGGAGCCGACTTGGCTGAGCGCAAAGGTATGACTCAGGGCGACACCCTCGACTATATTACCCTCATACAAGCGACTATGCGCGCCATCGAAAAACAGCCGCAACCGGTCATCGCCGCTATCAACGGCTCTGCCTGGGGCGGTGGATTTGAGCTGGCACTTGCCTGTGACCTGCGAGTGATGGTAGAAGGCGCTCAATTGAGATTGACTGAAGTGCGTCTGGGCATTATCCCTGGTGCCGGCGGTACCCAGAGATTGCCCCGCTTAATTGGTAAGTCAAAGGCTAAAGAGCTTATTCTGACCAGCGCTGCTGTTACTGCCAGAGATGGTCATCACATCGGACTGATTAATAAAGTGGTCAATATCGATGACGGATATCTTGCCTCTGAAGAGTTTAAAGCGGCAACCAATGGTGGCTTTATCAATCCATTGATGATAGCTGTACGCACCTGGGCCGAAGAAATAGCTCAAGCTGCACCACTGTCACTCAAGCAAGCTAAGTATGCTATCGACGAAGGCTACGACCGCGATCTGGAAGCAGGACTGGCGCTAGAAACAAAAGCATATTTGACTCTGGTCAATAGCAAAGATCGCCAGGAAGGTCTTAATGCTTTTGCCGAAAAACGGCAGCCTAACTACAAAGGCGAATGA
- a CDS encoding molybdenum cofactor guanylyltransferase: MMDRDPQSIKKHPDMVETPSRETLPLDLTALILCGGRSKRMGRPKAFLPFGGTTMINHILTNVKDMFAETFLVSNEPESFEDFDVDVVKDILPYRGPLGGILSGLLVSQHSHAFVIACDMPLITPKMIRELCQRRFEHDVVVASHDEGIEPLLGVYSKNCIKSLEESLFNGDLALKDFLSGLNSVTYDLEEETKEGSLPPYFNVNTPQDYSRLVTGGTIFELNSKRID; the protein is encoded by the coding sequence ATGATGGATAGAGATCCTCAAAGCATAAAGAAGCATCCCGATATGGTGGAGACGCCATCTCGTGAGACTTTGCCTCTGGATCTCACTGCTTTGATCCTCTGTGGCGGTCGCTCCAAGCGCATGGGCAGACCCAAAGCATTTTTGCCTTTTGGCGGCACCACGATGATTAACCATATTTTGACCAATGTCAAAGATATGTTTGCTGAGACTTTTCTTGTCTCCAATGAGCCAGAATCTTTTGAAGATTTTGATGTCGATGTAGTCAAAGACATCCTGCCTTACCGTGGACCACTTGGCGGTATCCTCTCTGGTTTGCTGGTCTCCCAGCACAGTCATGCCTTTGTCATTGCTTGCGATATGCCCCTTATCACTCCCAAAATGATCAGAGAGCTTTGTCAGCGCCGCTTTGAGCATGATGTGGTGGTGGCCAGCCATGATGAGGGTATTGAGCCCTTGCTCGGGGTTTATTCCAAAAACTGCATCAAGTCTCTAGAGGAGTCTCTTTTTAACGGGGATCTGGCTCTCAAAGACTTCCTATCCGGGCTAAATTCGGTTACTTATGATCTGGAAGAAGAGACAAAGGAAGGCTCATTGCCGCCTTACTTTAACGTCAATACTCCGCAGGACTATTCCCGATTGGTCACAGGCGGCACTATTTTTGAGCTTAACAGTAAGCGCATAGACTAA
- a CDS encoding CPBP family intramembrane metalloprotease → MSCTLATAALMLPLCLTLSVGVLAMAGLARTVQQAQGYLTSFAIFLFAPLGLSALHMSFALACVPFLGALVAINDLLEARVDYGLIALTVSVSMLFVSLLVAVVSPVMEREDLLWGSEESPARRYQEGKFGLELFLLCATVFLLMFYVSQTLVLQHHIWGLLATQILVVLAPCVCLVFFWLKLPARQVFALGAPRGGLLSCISAALISPLTVSGALGLAALQSKVLPDTKSLEKLMEQILGLGKEPLWLLILVIALSPAICEELLFRGTIYAFLQKRFTPVKLTFVVGGLFGLFHMSTIRFLPTALAGILLTFVRYRSGSIYPCMCLHFCHNALSILMAAKLKDDMQPQYLIIGFAAGLVALLSFVYLTRSDKR, encoded by the coding sequence TTGAGTTGTACTCTGGCTACTGCCGCCTTGATGTTGCCACTATGTCTTACTCTCAGTGTGGGTGTGCTGGCTATGGCTGGTCTGGCTCGCACAGTGCAACAAGCCCAGGGCTATCTCACATCATTTGCTATATTTTTGTTTGCCCCTCTTGGACTGTCGGCGCTACATATGAGCTTTGCTCTGGCTTGTGTGCCGTTTTTGGGCGCACTGGTGGCCATAAACGATCTGCTTGAAGCAAGGGTTGATTATGGCTTGATTGCTCTTACTGTTAGTGTCTCTATGCTCTTTGTCTCACTGCTAGTGGCCGTGGTCTCGCCCGTGATGGAGCGCGAGGACCTGCTCTGGGGCTCAGAAGAGTCACCAGCCCGGCGCTACCAGGAAGGCAAATTTGGGCTGGAGTTATTTTTACTTTGTGCCACAGTATTTTTGCTCATGTTTTATGTCTCACAAACCCTTGTATTGCAGCACCATATCTGGGGGCTACTAGCCACACAAATACTGGTGGTGCTGGCTCCCTGTGTCTGTCTTGTGTTCTTCTGGCTAAAGCTCCCAGCTCGTCAAGTTTTTGCCCTTGGAGCACCGCGCGGAGGACTGCTTAGCTGTATATCAGCGGCACTAATAAGTCCACTGACAGTCAGCGGTGCACTGGGACTAGCCGCATTGCAGTCCAAAGTATTGCCTGATACCAAATCACTAGAAAAACTCATGGAGCAGATATTGGGGCTGGGCAAGGAGCCTCTCTGGCTTTTAATACTTGTCATTGCTCTTTCTCCTGCTATTTGCGAGGAGCTTTTGTTTAGAGGCACTATCTACGCCTTTTTGCAAAAGCGTTTTACCCCGGTCAAGCTGACGTTTGTCGTGGGAGGGCTGTTTGGTCTCTTTCATATGAGTACCATTAGATTTTTGCCCACAGCCCTGGCTGGCATCTTGCTTACTTTTGTGCGATACCGCTCTGGCTCGATTTATCCCTGTATGTGTCTGCATTTTTGCCACAATGCTCTATCTATACTGATGGCTGCTAAACTCAAGGACGATATGCAGCCGCAGTATCTGATTATTGGTTTTGCGGCAGGGCTTGTGGCACTATTGTCGTTTGTCTATTTGACCCGGTCAGACAAACGTTAA